The genomic stretch CTCGACCCGAACGCGGAGTTCGATCCCGTCGGGGTCCGCGAGGGTGAGGGAGTCGGTTTCGGAGCCCGCGTCCCCGGCTCCGACCCGCTCACGGACCGCCGCCAGCGTCTCGCGATCGGGAACGCACAGCTCGAACCACGCCAGCCCGCGCCCGCTCGCCGGACTCGTCCGCCCGTTCCAGACGTTCAGCCCGACGTGGTGGTGGTAGTCGCCGGCCGCGAGAAAGAGCGCCGCGTCGCTCATCTCCTGGCGGACCCCCAGCCCGAGCCCGTCGACGTAGAACTCGCGGGCGCGCGGGAGCGAGGAGACCTCGAGGTGGACGTGCCCGACGGTCGTCCCCTCCGGAACCCCGGCGGCCCCCCGCCGGCGCTCGGCGAGGCCGTCGAGGTCCAGCGGGAGGGTGTCCATCGCGACCCGGCCGTCCTCGACCGGCCACTCCTCGCGCGGACGGTCGCGGTAGACTTCGACGCCGTTTCCCTCCGGATCGGTGAGGTAGAGCGCCTCGCTCACGCGGTGGTCGGAGGCGCCGTCGAGGCTCCAGCGCTCGCGGATCCGCCCGAGGGCGTCGCCCAGCGCCGTCCGCGTGGGGACCCGGAACGCCGTATGGAAGAGCCCCGTCTCGCCGGGCTCCCTCGCGGGCGCGTCGGGGTCGGCGAGCAGTTCGAGCAGCGGCGTCCCGCCCGTCCCAAGTGTCGTTCGCCCCTCCTCGCGGCCCATCGGGTCGAGCCCGATCACGTCCCGGTAGAACTCGGCGAGCCCGTCGGGGTCGTTCGCGCGCAGCGCGACCCTGCCGACGCGGGTCGAGGACGGAAGCGCGTTCGGTGTCGTCATGGGGGGAGTAGGTCCCGGTTCGGTATAACCCATCGCCCGAGCGACACCGTTTTGGGCGGACGGGTGGGATCGGTCACCATGGACCTCGCGGAGCGGATCGCGCGCTTCCGGCGCGTCGCGGAGGAGTGGGCTCGGGGGCTCTATCACGGGATGATCAGCCACCCGGCCTACGAGACGATCGAGAAGGAGGCAGAAGACCTCGAGGACGAGTTCATGCTCGCCTGCTTCCCCGACGCCTTCGGGATCCCCTCGCCGGTCTCGTACTACACCGCCGAGCTGCTTCCCCACCTCACCGACGAGTACGAGGCCTGGCAGCGCCGGATGTGGGATCGCGACTCGCTGATCGAGCGAAAGGGCCAGCAGTACCACTTCTGATGGCCGAGTTCGTCTTCTTCGGCGGCAAGGGAGGAGTGGGAAAGACCACCGTCGCCAGCGCCTACGCGCTCAAATGCGCGCGGGCGGGCCTCGATACCCTCGTCGTCTCGACGGACCCGGCCCACAGCACGGGCGACGTCTTCGACCAGGAGTTCGGCGACGACCCCCGCCCGGTCGAGGGGATCGAGAACCTGCGGGCGATGGAGATCGACCCCGAGACCGAGGTGCAGGAACACCTCCAGGAGACCAAACGCGCATTGGGCGAGCAGCTCAGTTCGGGGATGGCCGGCGAGATCGACCTCCAGATCGAGATGGCCCACCGCACCCCAGGGGCGTACGAGGCGGCGCTGCTCGATCGCTTCATCGACGTGATGCGCGATGCGGACTGCGACCGCATGGTCTTCGACACCTCGCCGACGGGCTCGACGCTGCGGCTGCTCTCCTTGCCCGATCTCCTCGAGAAGTGGGTCGACCGGCTCGCCCACAAGCGCGAGAAGAGCATCGACTACTTCGAGATGGCCGCCATCGGCAAGCAAGAACCGAGGAGAGTTCGCGAGGGCGATCCGATCCTGGCACGACTCCAGGGCCGGAAGGAACGGTTCTCGTATGCCGGCGAGGCCCTCCGCGGGAGCGCGTTCTACCTCGTCTGTACCCCCGACGAGCTCTCGGTCCGGGAGACCGAGCGCTCGCTGTCGACCCACCGCGAGTACGGCCTCTCGGTCGAGGGGGTCGTGATCAACAAGCGAACGCCCGAGCCCGAACCCCACGAGGAGGGACGGGGCGCGCGCTTCCTCCGCGAGAAGGTCGCGACCGAGCGCGAGCGGATCGACGAGATGCACGAGTCCTTCGACGCGCCGATCGTCGGCGAGATCGGGACCCGCGTCCGGGAGATCAAGGGCGACCTGCTGGCGGAGGTCGCGGCGGAGCTCGACGTCGACGTGTAGATCGGTCCGGTTGGCTGGGAGTCATAACAGGTCGGCTATGTCCTATATTTCGGACGGGTAACGGGGGGAACTGACCGACGTACCGGAGAAAGGATGAGTTATGTTTATAACATTCCTTAACTATTCGGGCGATAGAGTCACATGGTAGGAGTCATCTGGATCGTCGCGATCGTGCTCACGTCGTTCACGCTCGCGTACATCGGCTACGGGCGATATCTCTCACAGTTCGTCGGTCTCGACGACACGCGCGAAACGCCCGCACACAAGTATCGGGACGGCCAGGAGTACGTCCCGGCGACCAAGCCCGTACTGCTTGGCCATCACTACTCGAGCATCGCGGGCGGGGCACCGATCGTCGGACCGATCACCGCGGCGCTGGTCTGGGGCTGGCTGCCCGCCGTGCTGTGGGTCGCCATCGGCAACCCGCTGATGGGCGCGGTCCACGACTTCACCTCGCTGTCGGCGAGCCTGCGCCACGAGGGCAAGTCGATCGGCTACATCATCGGCGAGTACGTCGGCGAGCGCGGCAAGAACATGCTGCTGTGGTTCGCCTTCCTGCTCATCATCCTCGTGGTCGCGGTGTTCGCGCTGGTCATCGGCGTCGTTTTCGACGCCTACCCGCAGGCGGCGACCGCGAGCGTCATCTACATCGCGCTGGCGTTCGTCTTCGGGATCTGGCTCTACCAGCTGAACCTGCCGTTCTCGATCGGGACCGTCGTCTTCGTCGCGGGCGTCTTCGGCTCGGTCTGGGCCGGCATCCAGTACCCGATCGCGCTCGTCCCCGGCGACTACCCCGCCGGGACGGCCGTGCTGTTCGACGGGTTCCCGATCGCCCTGCTCGAGAGCCAGAACATCGCCGCGTGGGTCGTCACGATGCTGCTCTACGGCGGCGCGGCGAGCATCCTGCCGGTCTGGACGCTGCTACAGCCCCGTGACTACCTCTCGTCGTTCCTGCTGTACACCGGCGTCGGCGGCTCGCTGCTCGCGGTGATCGCCGGGACCTTCCTCACGACGACCGCCGAGCCCCTCGAGATCCAGATCGGCGCCTGGTACGGCTTCTTCGGACAGGGCAGCCCGCTCGCGGAGTTCCTGCCGGCACTGATGCCGCTGTTCCCCCTGCTGTTCGTCACCATCGCCTGCGGGACGATCAG from Halalkalicoccus tibetensis encodes the following:
- a CDS encoding VOC family protein; the encoded protein is MTTPNALPSSTRVGRVALRANDPDGLAEFYRDVIGLDPMGREEGRTTLGTGGTPLLELLADPDAPAREPGETGLFHTAFRVPTRTALGDALGRIRERWSLDGASDHRVSEALYLTDPEGNGVEVYRDRPREEWPVEDGRVAMDTLPLDLDGLAERRRGAAGVPEGTTVGHVHLEVSSLPRAREFYVDGLGLGVRQEMSDAALFLAAGDYHHHVGLNVWNGRTSPASGRGLAWFELCVPDRETLAAVRERVGAGDAGSETDSLTLADPDGIELRVRVEDAC
- a CDS encoding ArsA family ATPase — translated: MAEFVFFGGKGGVGKTTVASAYALKCARAGLDTLVVSTDPAHSTGDVFDQEFGDDPRPVEGIENLRAMEIDPETEVQEHLQETKRALGEQLSSGMAGEIDLQIEMAHRTPGAYEAALLDRFIDVMRDADCDRMVFDTSPTGSTLRLLSLPDLLEKWVDRLAHKREKSIDYFEMAAIGKQEPRRVREGDPILARLQGRKERFSYAGEALRGSAFYLVCTPDELSVRETERSLSTHREYGLSVEGVVINKRTPEPEPHEEGRGARFLREKVATERERIDEMHESFDAPIVGEIGTRVREIKGDLLAEVAAELDVDV
- a CDS encoding carbon starvation protein A — protein: MVGVIWIVAIVLTSFTLAYIGYGRYLSQFVGLDDTRETPAHKYRDGQEYVPATKPVLLGHHYSSIAGGAPIVGPITAALVWGWLPAVLWVAIGNPLMGAVHDFTSLSASLRHEGKSIGYIIGEYVGERGKNMLLWFAFLLIILVVAVFALVIGVVFDAYPQAATASVIYIALAFVFGIWLYQLNLPFSIGTVVFVAGVFGSVWAGIQYPIALVPGDYPAGTAVLFDGFPIALLESQNIAAWVVTMLLYGGAASILPVWTLLQPRDYLSSFLLYTGVGGSLLAVIAGTFLTTTAEPLEIQIGAWYGFFGQGSPLAEFLPALMPLFPLLFVTIACGTISGFHSLVSSGTTAKQLNKESDARLIGYGGMLAEGLLAAVALCAVALIALPAADGGIGLALPNFAEGGGIILTALGVPLLIGEVFMALVLASFLLTSMDTAVRLGRYMMEEIVGTPESTAQSYAASKYVNTSVIVLVAFFLLGSGRWEDLWTLFGGANQLLAGLALLTGTVWLANWDQTKQLFSTGVPTALMAIISVSGLLWVGGYQVFAGRLLGITAEPETTLLGQASAVVQIVIILTLVGLALSLLRIGYENLQTVRGGSEAVAADGGSGDDRPD